Proteins from one Sulfurovum sp. TSL1 genomic window:
- a CDS encoding DUF485 domain-containing protein encodes MTQEQVQQIKNNPKYQKLVSTRSRFAWTLTVIMLVVYYAFILFIAFSPETLGTKISPEGMATWGIPVGIAIIVFAFAMTGIYVRRANSEFDGLLNDLKNDIEKGMH; translated from the coding sequence ATGACACAAGAACAAGTACAACAGATCAAGAACAATCCTAAGTACCAAAAACTTGTAAGCACAAGAAGCAGGTTCGCCTGGACATTGACAGTGATCATGCTGGTGGTCTATTATGCATTTATTTTATTTATTGCATTCAGCCCAGAAACATTGGGAACTAAAATCAGCCCTGAGGGTATGGCTACATGGGGTATACCTGTGGGTATTGCTATTATCGTTTTTGCATTTGCAATGACGGGAATTTATGTAAGAAGAGCCAACAGTGAATTTGATGGCCTCTTAAACGACCTGAAAAATGATATTGAAAAGGGGATGCACTAA
- the tyrS gene encoding tyrosine--tRNA ligase produces MVQKALEEISRGTAEVIDMERIEKLVSKYYEDGSTYTVKAGFDPTGADLHLGHTVLLQKLRTFQNHGGRVQLLIGDFTATIGDPTGKSETRKVLDNETIMANAKTYQEQVFNILDESRTEVVFNSTWLNQLGAAGMVALTTTFSVARMLERDDFTKRFKNEQSISISEFLYPLLQGYDSVELKSDIEIGGTDQKFNLLMGRHLQRVYNVGKEQAVLMMPILEGLDGVQKMSKSLNNYIGITEEPKDIYAKTLSVSDELMWRYYELLSERSLEEISTMNEDVQKGTLHPKTVKENLALELVTRFYNEELATLAKGEFDNVFKSNQLPTDMIEVEVEEGIWICKALVDAGIEPSTSQARRDIKQNAVSIDQKKISDDKLNLAVGEYILQVGKRKFAKVKVK; encoded by the coding sequence ATGGTACAAAAGGCATTAGAAGAGATCAGCAGAGGTACTGCAGAAGTGATAGATATGGAACGTATTGAGAAATTGGTTTCAAAATATTATGAGGATGGCAGTACCTATACCGTCAAGGCAGGATTTGACCCTACCGGTGCCGATTTGCACTTGGGGCATACTGTCCTTCTTCAAAAGCTTAGAACATTTCAAAACCACGGTGGAAGGGTACAGCTTCTCATCGGTGACTTTACGGCAACGATAGGGGATCCTACCGGTAAGAGTGAAACAAGAAAAGTACTCGATAACGAGACGATCATGGCCAATGCAAAAACGTACCAGGAACAGGTGTTTAATATTCTTGATGAGAGCAGGACAGAAGTCGTATTTAACTCTACCTGGCTCAATCAATTGGGTGCTGCAGGGATGGTTGCATTGACAACAACATTTAGTGTAGCACGTATGCTTGAGCGTGATGATTTTACCAAACGTTTTAAAAATGAACAGAGTATCTCTATCTCAGAATTTTTATACCCACTGCTTCAGGGGTATGATTCTGTGGAACTTAAGAGCGATATTGAGATTGGCGGAACAGATCAGAAGTTCAACCTTTTAATGGGAAGACACCTTCAGCGTGTTTACAATGTAGGAAAAGAACAAGCGGTGCTTATGATGCCGATCCTGGAAGGACTGGATGGTGTACAGAAGATGAGCAAGTCTTTGAACAACTACATTGGTATTACTGAAGAGCCGAAAGATATCTATGCCAAAACACTTTCCGTATCAGATGAATTGATGTGGCGCTATTATGAACTTTTAAGTGAAAGATCACTTGAAGAGATATCTACGATGAATGAGGATGTCCAAAAGGGCACACTTCACCCTAAAACAGTGAAGGAAAATCTGGCACTTGAACTGGTTACAAGGTTTTATAATGAAGAGTTGGCTACACTAGCCAAAGGAGAGTTTGATAATGTCTTTAAATCGAACCAACTCCCAACAGATATGATTGAAGTAGAAGTAGAAGAGGGTATCTGGATATGCAAAGCATTGGTAGATGCGGGTATTGAACCTTCTACCTCTCAAGCAAGAAGAGATATTAAACAAAATGCAGTGAGCATTGATCAGAAAAAGATATCTGACGACAAGTTAAATCTTGCAGTAGGAGAGTATATCCTACAGGTAGGAAAAAGAAAGTTTGCAAAAGTGAAGGTGAAGTAG
- a CDS encoding nitronate monooxygenase — protein MAFKSLKIGKYTIEKPIVQGGMGVGISWDQLAGTVSKEGGLGVISAVGTGVYKNRKYLDDKEMVGKEHRPLEAINFYSYTALKKIFENARKICGDKPLAANVLYAQSEYNRVVEDACKAGANIIITGAGLPLTMPEATKNYPDVALVPIVSTAKALRILCRRWKKTHDRLPDAVIVEGPLSGGHQGFKYEECFMPENQLEAILPPVVEEAKNWGSMPIIAAGGVWDHDDIVKMMELGADGVQMGTRFIGTVECDASQVMKDIIINAKEEDIKLFKSPVGYPARGVKTQLHEDIEKGTAPKVACISNCVAPCHRGVEAKIVGYCIADRLTDAYDGIKETGLFFTGANGYRLTEIITVKELMDKLMNGEDK, from the coding sequence GTGGCATTTAAATCTTTGAAAATCGGAAAATATACCATTGAAAAACCTATCGTGCAAGGTGGTATGGGTGTGGGTATATCATGGGATCAGTTAGCCGGAACTGTTTCAAAAGAGGGTGGTCTGGGTGTCATCTCTGCTGTGGGAACAGGTGTCTATAAAAATAGAAAATATCTTGATGATAAAGAGATGGTAGGTAAAGAGCACAGACCACTTGAAGCGATCAACTTTTACTCTTATACTGCACTGAAAAAAATATTTGAGAATGCAAGAAAGATCTGTGGGGATAAACCTTTGGCGGCGAATGTACTCTATGCACAAAGTGAATACAACCGTGTGGTCGAAGATGCATGTAAGGCTGGTGCAAATATTATCATCACCGGTGCAGGTTTGCCTCTCACGATGCCTGAAGCAACGAAGAATTATCCTGATGTGGCTTTGGTCCCCATTGTTTCTACGGCCAAAGCACTGCGTATATTATGTCGCCGTTGGAAAAAAACACATGACAGACTTCCTGATGCTGTCATTGTTGAAGGACCGCTTAGCGGCGGGCACCAGGGCTTTAAGTATGAAGAGTGCTTCATGCCTGAAAATCAATTGGAAGCGATCCTGCCTCCTGTCGTTGAGGAAGCCAAGAACTGGGGTTCTATGCCTATTATCGCTGCGGGTGGTGTTTGGGACCATGATGATATTGTCAAAATGATGGAACTGGGTGCAGATGGCGTACAAATGGGTACACGTTTCATAGGTACAGTGGAATGTGATGCAAGTCAAGTGATGAAAGATATTATCATCAATGCCAAAGAAGAGGATATCAAACTCTTTAAATCACCGGTAGGGTATCCTGCCCGTGGTGTAAAAACACAGCTTCATGAAGATATAGAAAAAGGAACAGCACCAAAAGTAGCCTGTATTTCAAACTGTGTTGCCCCGTGTCATCGTGGTGTAGAAGCGAAAATTGTAGGGTATTGTATAGCAGACAGACTGACCGATGCATATGACGGTATCAAAGAGACCGGACTCTTTTTTACAGGTGCCAACGGGTATCGTCTTACAGAGATCATTACAGTGAAAGAGCTGATGGATAAATTGATGAATGGAGAAGATAAGTAA
- a CDS encoding cache domain-containing protein: MLLLQMERMINFLKNKTIASIHVAGMLMMLMVIVVFSAIVVYKEYQNFEMEAQNMHAEFIQKQKDTIVFDTTRVLNFINDAYDYRDKAQDEATVKKQILHAIEELYGRQDGTGYIFVYDFNGVVLSDPIQRQNVGKNLYETKDTNGVMVIKDLIDISRTKEGGFVEYQWLKPTTGLLSPKISYAKSFEPWGWMVGTGVYLDEVEKLIQTQRETLKNRLNHYSLQMVLLLVILFIVGMVGIRITNHILNKEISLFNRYFEKAASTYEKIDEENIRLFEFKKMVHYINTMITAIQERKQKLKELNLTLESKVEQKTKDLIEQNILLEQEKDFNASLVKAQDSFIKHSIHEINTPLAVIMTHIDLFKMKEGANRYLSKIEAASKIISNIYDDLSYMVKKNRVSYRKKHLNMSEFLEERVDFFSEIAWGNQHRIITEIDHDLWVHFSPEELQRIVDNNLSNAIKYANRGTEVKVVLKEEQEEVILEFIGSSPKIEDTERIFKPFERENDVRGGFGLGLEIVYTICQKEHVKIEVRSDDEMTRFSYRFKKKEQDESITT, encoded by the coding sequence ATGCTGCTACTGCAGATGGAGCGTATGATCAATTTTTTAAAAAATAAAACCATTGCAAGTATCCATGTGGCCGGTATGCTTATGATGCTTATGGTCATCGTCGTCTTTTCGGCTATCGTTGTCTATAAAGAGTATCAGAATTTTGAAATGGAAGCGCAAAATATGCATGCCGAATTTATTCAAAAACAAAAAGATACGATCGTTTTCGATACCACACGTGTACTCAACTTTATCAATGATGCCTATGACTATAGAGATAAAGCACAAGATGAAGCAACGGTAAAAAAACAAATTCTTCATGCCATCGAAGAGCTTTACGGACGTCAAGATGGTACAGGATACATATTTGTTTATGATTTTAACGGTGTGGTACTTTCTGACCCTATCCAAAGACAAAACGTAGGTAAAAACCTCTATGAGACTAAAGATACCAATGGTGTGATGGTGATCAAAGACCTTATAGATATCTCACGGACCAAAGAGGGTGGATTTGTTGAGTATCAATGGTTGAAGCCTACTACAGGTCTTTTGAGCCCTAAGATCTCTTATGCGAAATCATTCGAACCCTGGGGTTGGATGGTCGGAACCGGTGTCTATCTCGATGAAGTAGAAAAACTGATTCAAACCCAAAGGGAAACACTCAAGAACAGACTCAATCACTATTCCCTTCAAATGGTACTCCTGCTCGTTATTTTATTTATCGTAGGGATGGTAGGAATACGCATCACCAATCATATATTGAACAAAGAGATCTCACTGTTCAACCGTTATTTTGAAAAAGCCGCATCGACGTATGAAAAGATAGATGAAGAAAATATACGGCTCTTTGAGTTTAAAAAGATGGTGCATTATATCAACACCATGATCACTGCTATTCAAGAAAGAAAACAGAAACTCAAAGAGTTGAACCTGACACTCGAATCAAAGGTCGAACAAAAAACAAAAGACCTGATTGAACAGAATATCCTACTGGAACAGGAGAAAGATTTCAATGCTTCACTGGTAAAAGCGCAAGACAGTTTCATCAAACACTCTATTCATGAGATCAATACACCTTTGGCAGTGATCATGACCCATATTGATCTGTTTAAAATGAAAGAAGGGGCGAACAGGTATCTGAGCAAAATAGAAGCAGCAAGCAAGATCATCTCCAATATCTATGATGATTTGAGTTATATGGTCAAAAAAAACCGTGTGAGCTATAGAAAAAAACATTTGAACATGTCTGAATTTCTTGAAGAGAGAGTGGACTTTTTTTCTGAAATTGCATGGGGAAATCAACATAGGATCATCACAGAAATAGATCATGATCTTTGGGTCCATTTTAGTCCGGAAGAACTGCAACGCATTGTAGATAACAATCTATCCAACGCCATCAAGTATGCCAACCGGGGTACAGAGGTAAAGGTGGTACTGAAAGAAGAACAGGAAGAGGTTATTTTAGAGTTTATAGGCAGTTCCCCCAAAATAGAAGACACGGAACGTATCTTCAAACCATTCGAACGGGAGAATGATGTTCGGGGTGGCTTTGGATTGGGACTGGAGATCGTCTATACGATATGTCAAAAAGAACATGTTAAAATAGAAGTACGATCTGATGATGAGATGACACGATTCTCTTACAGGTTCAAAAAGAAGGAGCAGGATGAAAGTATTACTACTTGA
- a CDS encoding N-acetylmuramoyl-L-alanine amidase → MIKRIVGSVMLLLLVGCGGPNVDRSDSLVVIDAGHGGHDCGALCDSKKEKDLVLQITKKLKREFKSEGYKVYLTRNRDRFLTLGQRTKIADRKDAKVFISIHANAISDKSRFDEVEGVETYFLQKTRDKKSQRIAARENASVLKGTDMLSQEVIIDAVLNGPKIIQSHKLAIDVQNHIMKHLKSEYDGVKDGGVRPAPFYVLVGASRPSILVEVGYLTNPKERERLFTSDYQEEIAEGIVEGVNRYLDNRKKEIGF, encoded by the coding sequence ATGATAAAACGTATAGTTGGATCGGTTATGCTGCTTTTATTAGTGGGCTGTGGTGGTCCCAATGTTGACAGGTCAGACAGTCTTGTCGTCATAGATGCAGGACATGGCGGGCATGATTGTGGAGCATTGTGTGATAGCAAGAAAGAAAAAGATCTAGTACTTCAAATCACAAAAAAACTTAAAAGAGAATTTAAAAGTGAAGGGTACAAGGTCTATCTTACAAGAAACCGTGACAGGTTCTTGACATTGGGACAGCGGACAAAAATCGCAGACAGGAAAGATGCGAAGGTCTTTATCTCCATCCATGCCAATGCCATTAGCGATAAAAGCCGTTTTGATGAAGTTGAAGGGGTAGAGACATACTTTTTACAAAAAACAAGAGATAAAAAGTCCCAACGCATTGCTGCGAGAGAAAATGCTTCTGTCCTAAAAGGTACGGATATGTTAAGTCAAGAGGTGATCATCGATGCTGTATTGAACGGTCCGAAGATCATACAGTCGCATAAACTTGCCATAGATGTCCAAAATCATATTATGAAACATTTAAAGAGTGAGTATGATGGCGTGAAAGATGGCGGTGTCAGACCCGCACCATTTTATGTACTTGTTGGTGCCAGCAGACCTTCTATACTTGTTGAAGTTGGTTATCTTACAAATCCCAAAGAGCGTGAAAGACTTTTTACATCTGATTATCAGGAAGAGATCGCTGAGGGTATTGTTGAAGGGGTGAACAGGTATTTGGACAATAGAAAAAAAGAGATTGGATTTTAG
- a CDS encoding N-acetylmuramoyl-L-alanine amidase — protein sequence MPKFSRVFLLLLLLNTLLFSGGNMLQKAIVKKDELRLLFSKNFNKKSVKHFTLSNPPREIYDFTNTRIAHSRVPLGLGPHVRLAQNKTDTVRVVITGYGASKPIAYQPFFSNNSYHISLPKDSSVLPAKRYKKPHKKVTKKSTWVRSNRDKLIVIDAGHGGHDTGAIGGGKREKDLVLQISERLERQLKKEGYSVHLTRRKDHFLKLPQRTKIADKNNAAVFISIHANSVPKRKRNKIHGVETFFLQNTRDAKSQRIAERENKAVLKGMNQLSRNVVIDSVLCGPKIVESNKLAIDVQRRIMTNLHTRYKGVRDGGVRHAPFWVLVGASRPSILVEVGYISHPTERKRLFTPRYQELIAKGIAEGVDIYLHNRKKEIDL from the coding sequence ATGCCTAAGTTTAGTAGGGTTTTTCTTTTACTGCTGCTACTGAATACACTACTGTTCTCCGGTGGGAACATGTTACAGAAGGCTATAGTAAAAAAAGATGAACTGCGTCTTTTGTTTTCTAAAAATTTTAATAAAAAGAGTGTCAAACATTTTACACTCAGCAATCCCCCTCGAGAAATCTACGACTTTACAAATACACGTATTGCGCATAGCCGTGTACCGCTGGGACTGGGACCACATGTACGACTGGCTCAAAACAAGACCGATACCGTACGTGTGGTGATCACAGGGTATGGGGCTTCGAAACCTATAGCTTATCAACCGTTTTTTTCAAATAACAGTTATCATATTTCCTTGCCTAAAGATAGCAGTGTACTTCCTGCCAAACGGTATAAGAAACCTCATAAAAAAGTGACAAAAAAGTCTACATGGGTCCGGTCAAACAGGGATAAACTGATTGTGATAGATGCAGGACACGGTGGACATGATACTGGTGCCATAGGGGGAGGGAAAAGGGAAAAAGACCTTGTGCTTCAAATATCAGAAAGACTCGAAAGACAATTGAAAAAAGAGGGTTACTCTGTACATCTGACACGCAGGAAGGATCATTTTTTAAAACTTCCACAGCGTACAAAAATCGCGGATAAGAATAATGCAGCGGTGTTCATCTCCATCCATGCGAACTCTGTGCCAAAAAGAAAACGCAACAAGATACATGGCGTTGAGACCTTTTTCTTGCAAAATACAAGAGATGCGAAATCTCAGCGTATTGCAGAACGTGAGAATAAAGCCGTACTGAAAGGGATGAACCAACTGAGTCGTAATGTGGTCATCGATTCGGTACTTTGTGGACCGAAGATCGTTGAATCCAATAAGCTTGCGATTGATGTGCAGCGAAGGATCATGACCAATCTGCACACAAGGTATAAAGGTGTAAGAGATGGTGGCGTGAGGCATGCACCTTTCTGGGTACTTGTGGGTGCCAGTAGACCTTCCATACTTGTCGAAGTTGGGTATATTTCACATCCTACAGAGCGAAAAAGACTCTTTACGCCACGTTATCAGGAACTGATCGCCAAAGGTATTGCCGAGGGCGTAGATATCTATTTACACAATCGAAAAAAAGAGATCGACTTATAA
- a CDS encoding OprD family outer membrane porin encodes MRKHLALSVIASTLLMAGGDIAPVEPVVAVETAEVDYGEVFGQFRTYYIDRTYAGIVNNNRNSLATGGYIGYKSPDFNGLTAVVAAYGVYGFNIHEVDSDSGDTASYDPALMGRDGDNYVFIGQAYLNYQFENTNIKVGRQRLDTPLAGADDARMLPNLFEAAVLTNTDIEDTTLTLAHITRETTGTFSNIYDDGYGLGFASGYGAGTTLAQSGDFVNVGTVALGYNDFNNDGSTDNSTDGITAVAATYTGFDGLTLQAWDYYAHDILNAVYLQADYGWKCLLNENVKMNASAQYIGQSDVGGSLAGKVDSDYWGVKLGASSGAFSAYVAYSQTGESDGTTSGGIITPWGGMPAFTQGMVTRHQFFSDTDAWKVAGTYTLNELLGADVKASVFYTEFDIGATNSYDYGTAWTASESGWDIQYDVASVEGLNLRARANYPKDFKNGLDWDEYRLIVNYNF; translated from the coding sequence ATGAGAAAACATTTAGCATTATCTGTCATAGCATCAACGCTGCTCATGGCGGGAGGAGATATTGCACCAGTTGAACCGGTTGTAGCTGTGGAAACAGCAGAAGTAGATTACGGTGAAGTGTTTGGACAATTTAGAACATACTATATTGACAGAACCTATGCCGGCATTGTCAATAATAACCGTAATTCACTTGCAACAGGTGGGTATATAGGCTATAAGTCACCAGACTTTAATGGATTGACAGCAGTTGTGGCAGCATACGGTGTGTATGGGTTCAATATTCATGAGGTAGACAGTGACAGCGGTGATACTGCGAGTTATGATCCTGCCTTGATGGGGCGTGACGGTGACAATTATGTATTTATAGGACAAGCATACCTGAACTATCAATTTGAAAATACAAATATTAAAGTAGGTCGTCAAAGACTTGATACACCATTGGCAGGAGCTGATGATGCAAGAATGCTTCCAAACCTTTTTGAAGCAGCGGTGCTTACGAACACTGATATTGAAGATACCACTTTAACATTGGCACATATTACCAGAGAGACTACAGGTACATTCAGTAATATTTATGATGATGGCTACGGATTAGGTTTTGCAAGTGGTTACGGTGCAGGTACGACATTGGCACAAAGCGGTGATTTTGTCAATGTGGGAACTGTGGCCTTAGGTTACAATGATTTTAATAACGATGGCAGTACGGATAACAGTACAGATGGTATCACTGCAGTAGCTGCGACCTATACAGGGTTTGATGGTCTGACCCTGCAGGCGTGGGATTACTACGCTCATGATATTCTCAATGCAGTCTACCTTCAGGCAGATTATGGCTGGAAGTGTCTTTTAAATGAGAATGTGAAGATGAATGCTTCGGCACAGTATATTGGACAAAGTGATGTAGGTGGTTCATTGGCAGGTAAAGTTGACAGTGATTACTGGGGTGTCAAACTAGGTGCAAGTTCAGGTGCATTCAGTGCTTACGTAGCGTATTCTCAAACGGGTGAGAGTGATGGTACAACATCGGGTGGAATTATTACGCCTTGGGGTGGTATGCCGGCATTCACACAAGGTATGGTAACAAGACACCAGTTCTTCTCTGATACCGATGCGTGGAAAGTAGCTGGAACCTATACTCTGAATGAACTGCTCGGTGCAGATGTAAAAGCTTCTGTCTTTTATACAGAATTTGATATCGGTGCAACCAACAGCTACGATTACGGTACAGCATGGACAGCCTCAGAATCCGGTTGGGATATTCAATACGATGTGGCATCGGTTGAAGGACTTAACCTAAGAGCAAGAGCAAATTACCCAAAAGACTTCAAAAATGGTTTAGACTGGGATGAGTATAGACTTATTGTAAATTATAACTTTTAG
- the ppa gene encoding inorganic diphosphatase, with the protein MDITKIGPGENPDAVKAIIEVPLNSAIKYEIDKDSGAIEVDRVLYSAMHYPANYGFVANTLSDDGDPADILVMCDYPLQAGSYIKCRLVGVLMTEDESGGDEKLIAVPTEKIDPTYKNIQDLGDVPEHTLNRIKNFFETYKMLEPNKWVKVSGFQDKAAATAILEKAIKNYK; encoded by the coding sequence ATGGATATTACTAAGATCGGACCTGGCGAAAACCCAGATGCTGTAAAAGCAATTATAGAAGTACCACTTAACTCAGCGATCAAATATGAAATAGACAAAGATTCAGGTGCTATTGAAGTAGATAGAGTACTTTACTCTGCTATGCACTACCCTGCAAACTACGGGTTTGTAGCCAATACATTGTCAGATGATGGTGACCCGGCTGATATTCTTGTAATGTGCGACTATCCGCTTCAAGCAGGTTCATACATCAAATGCAGACTTGTAGGTGTACTTATGACAGAAGATGAGAGTGGTGGAGATGAAAAACTTATCGCTGTCCCTACAGAAAAGATAGACCCGACATATAAAAACATTCAAGACCTGGGCGATGTTCCTGAGCATACACTGAACCGTATCAAAAATTTCTTTGAAACATACAAAATGCTTGAGCCTAACAAATGGGTAAAAGTTTCCGGTTTTCAAGACAAGGCAGCGGCAACAGCTATCCTGGAAAAAGCGATCAAAAACTACAAATAA
- a CDS encoding response regulator transcription factor — MKVLLLEDELMLQGAIKEYLSDSGFEVTAFEDGQEAYANIASNSYDLFIFDINTPSMDGLSLLDRLQKEKIYVPTIFISAITEIEQISQAYALGCYDYLKKPFHLKELSLHIDRLLKMADIRAKDLIKISKMYSYDAENQSLVFDGEAQLLTQKQLQIMDLFAKNINKVVDFEMLRHYAWDDSPVDNAIIRAEIHRLRQVLKEDLITTLKGIGYTLSRQI, encoded by the coding sequence ATGAAAGTATTACTACTTGAAGATGAGCTGATGCTCCAGGGTGCTATCAAAGAGTATTTGTCAGATAGCGGTTTTGAAGTGACAGCATTCGAAGACGGGCAGGAAGCCTATGCGAATATAGCTTCGAACAGTTATGACCTTTTTATCTTTGATATCAACACACCAAGTATGGATGGCCTCTCATTACTTGATAGACTGCAAAAAGAGAAGATCTATGTGCCTACGATCTTTATCTCTGCGATCACAGAGATAGAGCAGATAAGTCAGGCCTATGCCTTGGGTTGCTATGACTATCTGAAAAAACCTTTTCATCTCAAAGAATTAAGTTTGCACATTGACAGATTGTTGAAAATGGCAGACATAAGGGCAAAAGATCTTATAAAGATATCAAAAATGTACAGCTATGATGCAGAGAATCAATCTCTAGTGTTTGATGGAGAAGCACAGTTACTTACACAAAAACAATTACAGATCATGGATCTGTTCGCAAAAAATATCAACAAAGTGGTTGACTTTGAAATGCTTAGACACTATGCCTGGGATGACAGTCCTGTAGATAATGCCATAATACGGGCAGAGATACATAGACTTCGTCAAGTACTAAAAGAAGATCTCATCACCACACTGAAGGGTATAGGATATACACTTTCTAGACAAATATGA